GTCCACGGCGACAATCCCTCTCTCTGCGGGCTTTTACGTGTGCCCGCATCCCTTGAACCTATAGAGAGAAAACCGAAAGGAAACCGTGTCTTCACGTTCCCGCAGCAAGACCCGTGAGTCTCGCGCCCTGGGCATCGCCCTCACCCCGAAGGCCGCCCGCTACATGGAGAAGCGCCCGTACGCCCCGGGCGAGCACGGCCGCAGCAAGCGCAAGGCCGACTCCGACTACGCTGTCCGTCTGCGCGAGAAGCAGCGCCTTCGCGCCCAGTACGGCATCCTCGAGAAGCAGCTGCGCATCGCCTTCGAGGAAGCCCGCCGCACCCAGGGTCTGACCGGTGAGAACCTGGTCGAGATCCTCGAGATGCGCCTGGACGCCCTCGTGCTCCGCGCCGGTTTCGCCCGCACCATCTCGCAGGCCCGTCAGTTCGTGGTCCACCGTCACATCCTGGTCGACGGCAAGCTCGTGGACCGTCCATCGTTCCGCGTCAAGCCGGGTCAGACTATCGGCGTCAAAGCCCGCTCCGAGGGCACCGAGCCGTTCCAGGTCGCGGCGGCCGGCGGTCACGTCGATGTCCTGCCGAAGACCCCGGCCTATCTCTCGGTCGAGCTCGACAAGCTGCAGGCCCGCCTCGAGCGCCGCCCCAAGCGTACCGAGGTGC
This genomic window from Leifsonia xyli subsp. cynodontis DSM 46306 contains:
- the rpsD gene encoding 30S ribosomal protein S4, with the translated sequence MSSRSRSKTRESRALGIALTPKAARYMEKRPYAPGEHGRSKRKADSDYAVRLREKQRLRAQYGILEKQLRIAFEEARRTQGLTGENLVEILEMRLDALVLRAGFARTISQARQFVVHRHILVDGKLVDRPSFRVKPGQTIGVKARSEGTEPFQVAAAGGHVDVLPKTPAYLSVELDKLQARLERRPKRTEVPVTCDVQLVVEYYAAR